ACCGGCAATTGATTATACGGAACAAGAATTAAGCCCGATGTGGAAAGCACTCGCACGGAAAATGGTTGAAAGTAAATCGCCAGTTCCGCAATTTTATGTAACCGTTGAAATCGAAATGGACGAAGTGCTGAAAACCAAGCGAGCGATGGCGGAAATAACTCCGCAGGAAAAAGTTACCATTACCGATATTTTGGTTAAAGCGGTAGCGAAAACATTAGAACAGCATCCAGAAATTAATGTTAGCTATGCCAATGGAAACATTCGGACGTATAACCATATTAATGTCGGGATTGCCGTGGCGTTAGATGATGGATTGATTGTTCCAGTTATAAAAGATGCGGATAAAAAACCGTTGCTCCAAATTGCGAAAGAAACGAAAGAATTGATTCAAAAGGCAAAAACGAGAACTATCCACCCGACAGAATATTCTGGTAGTACATTCACCATCTCAAACCTCGGAATGTTTCCGGTATCGCATTTTATTGCAATTGTTCCGCCGCCGGAATCCGCAATTCTCGCTGTCGGAACAATCCAAGCGAAACCGGTAGTTAAAGATGGCCAAATCGTCATTCGTCAGATTATGGCAGTTACCTTATCCTGCGACCATCGAGTTATCGACGGAGCGCGAGCTGCAATTTTCTTGAAAGACCTAAAACAACGGCTCGAACAACCGACGAAAGTGTTTTCTTAAAAAATCATTTTCTATTGCAAAAATTAGCAATAGTGTTTGGTCAATTCCGAAATGATGGGTGATTCTACCCCAGCTATTTATAGCTGACGGGGATACCAAATAGCTTTTGTTAACGCCGAAGGGATGATTGATACTAGCCCAGCCATTCAAGGCTGGGTCGCCTATGCTCCGCCGCAACGAAACTTTACTCACCGCAGAGAACGCTGAGGTCGTGGAGAAAAAATTGATTTCGTTTATAACCAAGAAGAACCTCTGCGCTCTCTACGGTCTCAGCGGTGAAAAGATTCTTTTCATTCAGCCGTCCCGAACAGAGGCTAACAACCGTCAGACTAACTTGTCTCCTAACGCTTCTTGGTGGCCTGCAAAAGCTCTGCTATTGGTTTGTCGTTCAGAAGCGCTCGATTATTCACTGTCTATCATGCAACACTTCAGTTACGTTCAAAATGAACTATTGTTTGTGGAATATTGTATAAAGCCCTTTTAAGGTAAGCAGCGGGTCAACTTTTTGGATAGTTCTTGACGCTGGAGCGATTAACGACGCTAAGCCACCTGTAGCAATTACAAGCGGTAGTTGTGATAACTCTTTTTTCATTCGGTTAACCATTCCGTCAATCAGTTCGTTAAATCCATAATAAAACCCAGATTGCAGGTTCGTAATCGTCGTATTCCCAATCACGGGTAATGCGGTAGCTGTTTTCGTGCGCAACGCTATCAACGGTAATTGCGCAGTTTCCTGATGCAGTGATTCGATAGCAGTCCGTAATCCGATTGTAATCGCTCCGCCGATTATTTCGCCTTTCTCGGAAACAACCGTAAACGTAGTTGCGGTGCCTAAATCAACAATTATTATTGGTAGTTTTTTATAATACTCAATCGCTCCGACAGCGTTCGCAACTCGGTCAACTCCGATACTATCCGGCGGATAATATTTAATCGGGATAATGGTATTCTTTGCAGAAATCGCAATAAACGGTTTCTGATTAACTATCTTTTGACAGAATCGCACAATCCGCTTTGTTTCTTTCGGAACCACTGACCCAATCACCGCTGATTCTATCCGGGAAACATGTATTCTTTTTCGATTTAACCAAGATAATACCGCCCGTTCTAGATTGACTGTTCCAATCTGAAATGAACAAAAATGTTTTGGCGCACTCGTTGGTGTCGAGAATAATGCTATATCAATTTCACTATTTCCAATATCGAATACAATGGTCATAGATACTAAATAGTTTAGACTGTTATGCTGAATTTTGTAAAGTAAAGCACAGACCAATGATTAGTTTTCAGGTATAGAACAAAAAAACGGATATTCAGCTTATTTTGGTATAATATTAGTAACAATATCAAACGGTATCGCCGAAATGGCTCATATCACTTTCTAGCAGTTGAAGTCAATTGCTTTTATTTGGCATTCGGATTTCAGGTTTTAAAATTCTTTTCGAAGAAAAGTTAGTCTATGTGGAAACAACAATTCGCTGAACATATTGATTATCCAACGGTGATTATCGTTGCGCTCTTAGTCTGTATCGGATTAGCGATGATTTATAGCACAACGCATACCTTAAAATCGCCATATACGTATTTTAACAAACAACTCCTATGGGTAATTTTGGCAGTGTTATGGTTAATTATAATCACCGGGATAGATTATAACTTTTTCTATCGGTATGCTTGGTATTTCTATTTGCTTAATATCCTTCTGTTATTAGCTGTTTTCATTACTGGTCACCGAGCGATGGGTGCGGTTCGTTGGTTGAACATTTTAGGGCTAAAATTTCAACCTTCGGAATTATCGAAAATAATCATTATTTTTGCGCTCGGGAGTTACCTGTCAACAATCGGCGAAAATATTAAACAGGTCAAATTTATCATCGGCGCATTAATCATCGTCGGAATACCGATGGGCTTGATTGTCAAACAACCTGATTTAGGAACCGCAATGGTGTTAGTCCCGATATTATTTGTCATGTTATTTTTAGCCGGCGCTAGAATTAAACATCTGGTATCAATAATCGGTATCGGAATTCTAGCATCTCCTTTCTTATATATGACCTTGAAAGAATATCAGAAAAAAAGACTGTTAGTATTTCTTGACCCGGAAAGCGACCCGCTCGGTGCAGGATATAATATCATTCAATCAAAAATTGCTATCGGTTCCGGCGGTCTTTTCGGTAAAGGGTGGCTTCAGGGAACCCAAACCCAACTAGAGTTCATCCCAGAACATCATACGGATTTTATTTTTTCTGCTTTCGCTGAAGAATTCGGGTTCTGCGGTGCAATCGTGTTAATTATTCTGTATGGTCTATTATTGTATCGTCTCTTTTCCTGGATAAAGCTCATTGAAGATAAACAGGGTATGTTAGCCATCGCCGGATTAGCTACCTTGCTTACAGCACATATCTTTATCAATATCGGGATGACAATAGGAATTATGCCGGTTACCGGATTACCGCTGCCGTTTATCAGTTACGGCGGTACCGCATTGCTCACGTTTGCTACCGCAGTCGGATTAGCAATGAACATCCATAAGCGCAGTGTATAACGTGCGAATGCTAAATAGATAATCAGCACATAACGTCATCCTCGTCAAGACGGAAAGAATCTCCGAAGACAGGACGGAATATTTCGATTGGCTTTTAACCATATGAATTCAATTCAAACCATACTGTACAATACCATCCTTCCATTAGTAACCAAACCAGCGCGATATCTCGGAAACGAATATAATGCAATCCATAAAGATTTCAAAAAGGCGGAAGTAAAAGTCGCTTTAGCGTTTCCGGATATCTATGATATTGCGATGTCTCATTTAGGGTTGAAAATTCTCTACGGGATTATCAATCAACAGACGGAATGGCTCGCTGAACGGGTGTTCGCTCCTTGGCCAGATATGGAAACTGAACTACGAAAACATAATATTCCGTTATATTCACTTGAATCGTTAACCCCGATAAATCAGTTTGATATCATCGGGTTTTCGCTCCAGCACGAGTTAACCTATACCAACGTTCTCAATATGCTCGATTTAGCTGGAATCCCGATTTTTGCAAAAGACCGAACGCGAGAGCATCCGCTCATCATCGCTGGCGGACCTTGCTGTTATAATCCTGAGCCGATGAGTGATTTTATTGACGCGTTTGTTATCGGAGACGGAGAAGAAGTTATCGTCGACCTTATTCATTGTTATAGAACTAATAAAATTACAAAACAAACTCGCGAAACCTTATTAGAAACATTAGCTGATATTGAAGGAATCTATGTTCCCAAAATAAATTCAAAATCGAAATTGATCAGACGGCGGTTGGTAGATTTAGAACATGCATATTATCCTACTCAGCAAATTGTTCCGTATATTGAAACGGTACATGACCGGGCGACGATTGAAATCCAACGGGGCTGTACGCGCGGATGCCGTTTCTGTCAAACCGGATATACGACTCGTCCGCGACAGGAACGCTCGATTCCAACGATTCTTCGATTAGCTGAAGAAACATTGAACCATACGGGATATACTGAATTATCTTTGCTTTCATTAAGTGCTACCGATTACTCTAATATTCAAGAACTAATCCACCAACTGATTACTAAATTAGAACCACAAAAAATTTCGTTATCATTACCTTCGCTACGCATTGATACCTTCTCGGTTGAACTCGCCCGGCAGATTCAGAAAATTCGGAAAACCGGATTCACGTTTGCTATAGAAGCGGGTTCGGAACGATTGCGTAATGTTATCAATAAACCGATTTCAGATGCAGAATGCCTGAATACAATTAAACAAGTGTTTGCTACCGGCTGGCAGCTGGTGAAACTATACTTTATCATCGGATTACCGACTGAAACAGACCAAGATATAATCCAATTAATTAATTTAGTCAACCACATCGGGAACCTCGCTAAATCCGCACCAGGAAAACATGCTAAGGTAAACGTAGCACTTGCATCGTTTATTCCAAAACCACATACGCCATTCCAATGGCTCGCTCAACTTCCAATGGAGACGTTAGACCAGCGCATCCGTTGGATTGATAGTCAACTTAATCATTCGCGAATCGAATTGAAATGGCATGACGTTAAACAGAGTTATCTAGAAGCAGTATTCGCTCGTGGTGACCGAAACCTCGGGCGAGTTATTTATACTGCTTGGAAAAAAGGTTGTAAATTCGATAGCTGGTCGGATCAATTTGCGTTTACCACATGGATAGATGCGTTTAACGAATGTACCCTAAATCCGGATGATTATGCGCTTCGAACTTGGAAACTAGATGAACTATTACCCTGGGAAAACATTGATACTGGAGTATCAAAAACATTTTTAAGACAGGAATATATAAAATCTTTAAATATGGATCTAACCCCTGATTGCCGAACCGAACCGTGTAATCGCTGCGGAATAACAGAATCAGGGTTAAAATTCACCTGCAGACACGCTCAATCACCG
This bacterium DNA region includes the following protein-coding sequences:
- a CDS encoding 2-oxo acid dehydrogenase subunit E2; protein product: MANKVVMPKLSDTMEEGVIVQWHKKEGDVVSSGDILAEIETDKAIVELQSFANGILRKILVPEEGKAPVGKLIAIIGKADEDISAILHEAEQQPESKPIVSEPVREPAKTEAEQGQGRSGKIIASPLAKRLAEEAGLDLTLVTGTGPDGRITEKDVKQYLAEHRAQPAIDYTEQELSPMWKALARKMVESKSPVPQFYVTVEIEMDEVLKTKRAMAEITPQEKVTITDILVKAVAKTLEQHPEINVSYANGNIRTYNHINVGIAVALDDGLIVPVIKDADKKPLLQIAKETKELIQKAKTRTIHPTEYSGSTFTISNLGMFPVSHFIAIVPPPESAILAVGTIQAKPVVKDGQIVIRQIMAVTLSCDHRVIDGARAAIFLKDLKQRLEQPTKVFS
- a CDS encoding type III pantothenate kinase, translated to MTIVFDIGNSEIDIALFSTPTSAPKHFCSFQIGTVNLERAVLSWLNRKRIHVSRIESAVIGSVVPKETKRIVRFCQKIVNQKPFIAISAKNTIIPIKYYPPDSIGVDRVANAVGAIEYYKKLPIIIVDLGTATTFTVVSEKGEIIGGAITIGLRTAIESLHQETAQLPLIALRTKTATALPVIGNTTITNLQSGFYYGFNELIDGMVNRMKKELSQLPLVIATGGLASLIAPASRTIQKVDPLLTLKGLYTIFHKQ
- the rodA gene encoding rod shape-determining protein RodA — protein: MWKQQFAEHIDYPTVIIVALLVCIGLAMIYSTTHTLKSPYTYFNKQLLWVILAVLWLIIITGIDYNFFYRYAWYFYLLNILLLLAVFITGHRAMGAVRWLNILGLKFQPSELSKIIIIFALGSYLSTIGENIKQVKFIIGALIIVGIPMGLIVKQPDLGTAMVLVPILFVMLFLAGARIKHLVSIIGIGILASPFLYMTLKEYQKKRLLVFLDPESDPLGAGYNIIQSKIAIGSGGLFGKGWLQGTQTQLEFIPEHHTDFIFSAFAEEFGFCGAIVLIILYGLLLYRLFSWIKLIEDKQGMLAIAGLATLLTAHIFINIGMTIGIMPVTGLPLPFISYGGTALLTFATAVGLAMNIHKRSV
- a CDS encoding TIGR03960 family B12-binding radical SAM protein, which codes for MNSIQTILYNTILPLVTKPARYLGNEYNAIHKDFKKAEVKVALAFPDIYDIAMSHLGLKILYGIINQQTEWLAERVFAPWPDMETELRKHNIPLYSLESLTPINQFDIIGFSLQHELTYTNVLNMLDLAGIPIFAKDRTREHPLIIAGGPCCYNPEPMSDFIDAFVIGDGEEVIVDLIHCYRTNKITKQTRETLLETLADIEGIYVPKINSKSKLIRRRLVDLEHAYYPTQQIVPYIETVHDRATIEIQRGCTRGCRFCQTGYTTRPRQERSIPTILRLAEETLNHTGYTELSLLSLSATDYSNIQELIHQLITKLEPQKISLSLPSLRIDTFSVELARQIQKIRKTGFTFAIEAGSERLRNVINKPISDAECLNTIKQVFATGWQLVKLYFIIGLPTETDQDIIQLINLVNHIGNLAKSAPGKHAKVNVALASFIPKPHTPFQWLAQLPMETLDQRIRWIDSQLNHSRIELKWHDVKQSYLEAVFARGDRNLGRVIYTAWKKGCKFDSWSDQFAFTTWIDAFNECTLNPDDYALRTWKLDELLPWENIDTGVSKTFLRQEYIKSLNMDLTPDCRTEPCNRCGITESGLKFTCRHAQSPLNRTESILLQPPATTIADSKKNVSEIDRWKIRLKFSKGDPVRFISHLDLMKTFISAMLRAKLPIAYSQGFNPQPRLSFANALPLGYTSVAEYLECELTCYLSPETFLTRLSAVIPAGITLLDCWLVPFNAPALSSIITSASYRITNLPREITRMQLTDRIKRVLSQKEIIVQKVHPNKVTPMNIRPYIATLDVFDQTNLSAADSIGVPNNSPIGINLTINICNQKTARPTDIISILLDLSDERIKQLYIERTGLFYTHNNQFIPLDRVGEELVLRFRKTMQLIE